The following are from one region of the Populus trichocarpa isolate Nisqually-1 chromosome 8, P.trichocarpa_v4.1, whole genome shotgun sequence genome:
- the LOC7479850 gene encoding SHUGOSHIN 2 isoform X11, with amino-acid sequence MVGIAPRRTLADISNFPVSRKTLAEVSSVSQRNQDGKSQSVLVGKDYIEKLQREIMALTKIVVDRNKIIELSAIELQKLRIRFQQLQQQNQHLAQTNSQMLAELNAGKDKLKVFQHELGCKNGLLDAINLELKEKAKKVRCRIKRNEVETIKGDGAAQLSQPEEENKPCNPKRKRQSNVQSLETRPVQPQTKENADKKSISHDSVCLRRQSARFKSGEEEPTENNVDTKSSPDSFCLGRHSARFKSEEQLNEKNDDKRSRICRRKQSIRIKSEAQIEEPTEDLFQTDDAKFHVPAIYGDPVHESCPTLSAPSVKIESETGNSALRFETQEPRRTSLRPPRRAAEKVQSYKEIPLNVKMRRSE; translated from the exons ATGGTTGGAATTGCGCCAAGGAGAACGCTTGCTGACATTAGCAATTTTCCTGTATCAAGGAAAACGCTCGCTGAAGTTAGCAGTGTGTCGCAGCGAAACCAAGATGGGAAATCACAATCTGTTCTAGTCGGTAAAGATTACATTGAGAAGCTCCAACGG GAAATCATGGCATTGACAAAGATTGTCGTGGATAGGAA TAAAATTATCGAGTTGAGTGCTATTGAGTTGCAGAAGCTGAGAATCAGATTTCAGCAGTTACAGCAACAGAATCAGCACCTTGCACAAACAAACAGCCAGATGTTGGCG GAACTAAATGCAGGCAAAGATAAG CTTAAGGTATTTCAACATGAGCTGGGATGTAAGAATGGCTTGCTTGATGCCATAAATTTGGAGCTGAAG GAGAAAGCAAAGAAAGTTAGATGCCGGATTAAGAGAAATGAG GTTGAAACCATCAAAGGTGATGGGGCTGCACAACTCTCTCAACCAGAGGAGGAGAATAAACCATGTAACCCAAAAAGGAAACGCCAATCAAATGTTCAAT CTTTGGAAACTCGTCCTGTTCAACCACAAACTAAAGAGAATGCTGACAAGAAGAG TATTTCTCATGACAGTGTTTGTTTGAGAAGGCAATCTGCTAGGTTTAAGTCTGGAGAAGAAGAGCCTACTGAAAACAACGTTGATACAAAGAG TTCTCCTGACAGCTTTTGTTTGGGAAGGCACTCTGCTAGGTTCAAGTCTGAAGAACAACTCAATGAAAAGAACGATGACAAAAGGAG CAGGATCTGTAGAAGAAAGCAATCCATTAGGATTAAGTCTGAGGCACAAATAGAAGAACCAACTGAAGATTTGTTTCAGACTGATGATGCTAAATTTCATGTTCCTGCAATATATGGTGATCCAGTTCATGAAAGCTGTCCAACATTATCAGCTCCATCTGTAAAAATCGAATCTGAAACAGGGAACAGTGCTCTCAGATTTGAAACTCAAGAACCACGAAGGACATCCCTTCGGCCACCACGTCGAGCAGCTGAGAAAGTCCAGTCCTACAAGGAAATTCCACTCAATGTGAAAATGCGAAGAAGTGAGTGA
- the LOC7479850 gene encoding SHUGOSHIN 2 isoform X7, whose protein sequence is MEGILVLDSENINVAVEGSVRLGLISEKNCNKIKGEKLGEGSMVGIAPRRTLADISNFPVSRKTLAEVSSVSQRNQDGKSQSVLVGKDYIEKLQREIMALTKIVVDRNKIIELSAIELQKLRIRFQQLQQQNQHLAQTNSQMLAELNAGKDKLKVFQHELGCKNGLLDAINLELKEKAKKVRCRIKRNEVETIKGDGAAQLSQPEEENKPCNPKRKRQSNVQSLETRPVQPQTKENADKKSVCLRRQSARFKSGEEEPTENNVDTKRHSARFKSEEQLNEKNDDKRSRICRRKQSIRIKSEAQIEEPTEDLFQTDDAKFHVPAIYGDPVHESCPTLSAPSVKIESETGNSALRFETQEPRRTSLRPPRRAAEKVQSYKEIPLNVKMRRSE, encoded by the exons ATGGAGGGTATTCTGGTTCTTGATTCAGAAAACATCAACGTCGCAG TTGAAGGAAGTGTGCGTCTCGGTTTGATTTCTGAGAAAAACT GTAACAAAATAAAGGGAGAGAAACTGGGAGAAGGGTCCATGGTTGGAATTGCGCCAAGGAGAACGCTTGCTGACATTAGCAATTTTCCTGTATCAAGGAAAACGCTCGCTGAAGTTAGCAGTGTGTCGCAGCGAAACCAAGATGGGAAATCACAATCTGTTCTAGTCGGTAAAGATTACATTGAGAAGCTCCAACGG GAAATCATGGCATTGACAAAGATTGTCGTGGATAGGAA TAAAATTATCGAGTTGAGTGCTATTGAGTTGCAGAAGCTGAGAATCAGATTTCAGCAGTTACAGCAACAGAATCAGCACCTTGCACAAACAAACAGCCAGATGTTGGCG GAACTAAATGCAGGCAAAGATAAG CTTAAGGTATTTCAACATGAGCTGGGATGTAAGAATGGCTTGCTTGATGCCATAAATTTGGAGCTGAAG GAGAAAGCAAAGAAAGTTAGATGCCGGATTAAGAGAAATGAG GTTGAAACCATCAAAGGTGATGGGGCTGCACAACTCTCTCAACCAGAGGAGGAGAATAAACCATGTAACCCAAAAAGGAAACGCCAATCAAATGTTCAAT CTTTGGAAACTCGTCCTGTTCAACCACAAACTAAAGAGAATGCTGACAAGAAGAG TGTTTGTTTGAGAAGGCAATCTGCTAGGTTTAAGTCTGGAGAAGAAGAGCCTACTGAAAACAACGTTGATACAAAGAG GCACTCTGCTAGGTTCAAGTCTGAAGAACAACTCAATGAAAAGAACGATGACAAAAGGAG CAGGATCTGTAGAAGAAAGCAATCCATTAGGATTAAGTCTGAGGCACAAATAGAAGAACCAACTGAAGATTTGTTTCAGACTGATGATGCTAAATTTCATGTTCCTGCAATATATGGTGATCCAGTTCATGAAAGCTGTCCAACATTATCAGCTCCATCTGTAAAAATCGAATCTGAAACAGGGAACAGTGCTCTCAGATTTGAAACTCAAGAACCACGAAGGACATCCCTTCGGCCACCACGTCGAGCAGCTGAGAAAGTCCAGTCCTACAAGGAAATTCCACTCAATGTGAAAATGCGAAGAAGTGAGTGA
- the LOC7479850 gene encoding SHUGOSHIN 2 isoform X3, whose translation MEGILVLDSENINVAVEGSVRLGLISEKNCNKIKGEKLGEGSMVGIAPRRTLADISNFPVSRKTLAEVSSVSQRNQDGKSQSVLVGKDYIEKLQREIMALTKIVVDRNKIIELSAIELQKLRIRFQQLQQQNQHLAQTNSQMLAELNAGKDKLKVFQHELGCKNGLLDAINLELKEKAKKVRCRIKRNEVETIKGDGAAQLSQPEEENKPCNPKRKRQSNVQSLETRPVQPQTKENADKKSVCLRRQSARFKSGEEEPTENNVDTKSSPDSFCLGRHSARFKSEEQLNEKNDDKRSRICRRKQSIRIKSEAQIEEPTEDLFQTDDAKFHVPAIYGDPVHESCPTLSAPSVKIESETGNSALRFETQEPRRTSLRPPRRAAEKVQSYKEIPLNVKMRRSE comes from the exons ATGGAGGGTATTCTGGTTCTTGATTCAGAAAACATCAACGTCGCAG TTGAAGGAAGTGTGCGTCTCGGTTTGATTTCTGAGAAAAACT GTAACAAAATAAAGGGAGAGAAACTGGGAGAAGGGTCCATGGTTGGAATTGCGCCAAGGAGAACGCTTGCTGACATTAGCAATTTTCCTGTATCAAGGAAAACGCTCGCTGAAGTTAGCAGTGTGTCGCAGCGAAACCAAGATGGGAAATCACAATCTGTTCTAGTCGGTAAAGATTACATTGAGAAGCTCCAACGG GAAATCATGGCATTGACAAAGATTGTCGTGGATAGGAA TAAAATTATCGAGTTGAGTGCTATTGAGTTGCAGAAGCTGAGAATCAGATTTCAGCAGTTACAGCAACAGAATCAGCACCTTGCACAAACAAACAGCCAGATGTTGGCG GAACTAAATGCAGGCAAAGATAAG CTTAAGGTATTTCAACATGAGCTGGGATGTAAGAATGGCTTGCTTGATGCCATAAATTTGGAGCTGAAG GAGAAAGCAAAGAAAGTTAGATGCCGGATTAAGAGAAATGAG GTTGAAACCATCAAAGGTGATGGGGCTGCACAACTCTCTCAACCAGAGGAGGAGAATAAACCATGTAACCCAAAAAGGAAACGCCAATCAAATGTTCAAT CTTTGGAAACTCGTCCTGTTCAACCACAAACTAAAGAGAATGCTGACAAGAAGAG TGTTTGTTTGAGAAGGCAATCTGCTAGGTTTAAGTCTGGAGAAGAAGAGCCTACTGAAAACAACGTTGATACAAAGAG TTCTCCTGACAGCTTTTGTTTGGGAAGGCACTCTGCTAGGTTCAAGTCTGAAGAACAACTCAATGAAAAGAACGATGACAAAAGGAG CAGGATCTGTAGAAGAAAGCAATCCATTAGGATTAAGTCTGAGGCACAAATAGAAGAACCAACTGAAGATTTGTTTCAGACTGATGATGCTAAATTTCATGTTCCTGCAATATATGGTGATCCAGTTCATGAAAGCTGTCCAACATTATCAGCTCCATCTGTAAAAATCGAATCTGAAACAGGGAACAGTGCTCTCAGATTTGAAACTCAAGAACCACGAAGGACATCCCTTCGGCCACCACGTCGAGCAGCTGAGAAAGTCCAGTCCTACAAGGAAATTCCACTCAATGTGAAAATGCGAAGAAGTGAGTGA
- the LOC7479850 gene encoding SHUGOSHIN 2 isoform X5: MEGILVLDSENINVAVEGSVRLGLISEKNCNKIKGEKLGEGSMVGIAPRRTLADISNFPVSRKTLAEVSSVSQRNQDGKSQSVLVGKDYIEKLQREIMALTKIVVDRNKIIELSAIELQKLRIRFQQLQQQNQHLAQTNSQMLAELNAGKDKLKVFQHELGCKNGLLDAINLELKEKAKKVRCRIKRNEVETIKGDGAAQLSQPEEENKPCNPKRKRQSNVQSLETRPVQPQTKENADKKSISHDSVCLRRQSARFKSGEEEPTENNVDTKRHSARFKSEEQLNEKNDDKRRICRRKQSIRIKSEAQIEEPTEDLFQTDDAKFHVPAIYGDPVHESCPTLSAPSVKIESETGNSALRFETQEPRRTSLRPPRRAAEKVQSYKEIPLNVKMRRSE, from the exons ATGGAGGGTATTCTGGTTCTTGATTCAGAAAACATCAACGTCGCAG TTGAAGGAAGTGTGCGTCTCGGTTTGATTTCTGAGAAAAACT GTAACAAAATAAAGGGAGAGAAACTGGGAGAAGGGTCCATGGTTGGAATTGCGCCAAGGAGAACGCTTGCTGACATTAGCAATTTTCCTGTATCAAGGAAAACGCTCGCTGAAGTTAGCAGTGTGTCGCAGCGAAACCAAGATGGGAAATCACAATCTGTTCTAGTCGGTAAAGATTACATTGAGAAGCTCCAACGG GAAATCATGGCATTGACAAAGATTGTCGTGGATAGGAA TAAAATTATCGAGTTGAGTGCTATTGAGTTGCAGAAGCTGAGAATCAGATTTCAGCAGTTACAGCAACAGAATCAGCACCTTGCACAAACAAACAGCCAGATGTTGGCG GAACTAAATGCAGGCAAAGATAAG CTTAAGGTATTTCAACATGAGCTGGGATGTAAGAATGGCTTGCTTGATGCCATAAATTTGGAGCTGAAG GAGAAAGCAAAGAAAGTTAGATGCCGGATTAAGAGAAATGAG GTTGAAACCATCAAAGGTGATGGGGCTGCACAACTCTCTCAACCAGAGGAGGAGAATAAACCATGTAACCCAAAAAGGAAACGCCAATCAAATGTTCAAT CTTTGGAAACTCGTCCTGTTCAACCACAAACTAAAGAGAATGCTGACAAGAAGAG TATTTCTCATGACAGTGTTTGTTTGAGAAGGCAATCTGCTAGGTTTAAGTCTGGAGAAGAAGAGCCTACTGAAAACAACGTTGATACAAAGAG GCACTCTGCTAGGTTCAAGTCTGAAGAACAACTCAATGAAAAGAACGATGACAAAAGGAG GATCTGTAGAAGAAAGCAATCCATTAGGATTAAGTCTGAGGCACAAATAGAAGAACCAACTGAAGATTTGTTTCAGACTGATGATGCTAAATTTCATGTTCCTGCAATATATGGTGATCCAGTTCATGAAAGCTGTCCAACATTATCAGCTCCATCTGTAAAAATCGAATCTGAAACAGGGAACAGTGCTCTCAGATTTGAAACTCAAGAACCACGAAGGACATCCCTTCGGCCACCACGTCGAGCAGCTGAGAAAGTCCAGTCCTACAAGGAAATTCCACTCAATGTGAAAATGCGAAGAAGTGAGTGA
- the LOC7479850 gene encoding SHUGOSHIN 2 isoform X1 has translation MEGILVLDSENINVAVEGSVRLGLISEKNCNKIKGEKLGEGSMVGIAPRRTLADISNFPVSRKTLAEVSSVSQRNQDGKSQSVLVGKDYIEKLQREIMALTKIVVDRNKIIELSAIELQKLRIRFQQLQQQNQHLAQTNSQMLAELNAGKDKLKVFQHELGCKNGLLDAINLELKEKAKKVRCRIKRNEVETIKGDGAAQLSQPEEENKPCNPKRKRQSNVQSLETRPVQPQTKENADKKSISHDSVCLRRQSARFKSGEEEPTENNVDTKSSPDSFCLGRHSARFKSEEQLNEKNDDKRSRICRRKQSIRIKSEAQIEEPTEDLFQTDDAKFHVPAIYGDPVHESCPTLSAPSVKIESETGNSALRFETQEPRRTSLRPPRRAAEKVQSYKEIPLNVKMRRSE, from the exons ATGGAGGGTATTCTGGTTCTTGATTCAGAAAACATCAACGTCGCAG TTGAAGGAAGTGTGCGTCTCGGTTTGATTTCTGAGAAAAACT GTAACAAAATAAAGGGAGAGAAACTGGGAGAAGGGTCCATGGTTGGAATTGCGCCAAGGAGAACGCTTGCTGACATTAGCAATTTTCCTGTATCAAGGAAAACGCTCGCTGAAGTTAGCAGTGTGTCGCAGCGAAACCAAGATGGGAAATCACAATCTGTTCTAGTCGGTAAAGATTACATTGAGAAGCTCCAACGG GAAATCATGGCATTGACAAAGATTGTCGTGGATAGGAA TAAAATTATCGAGTTGAGTGCTATTGAGTTGCAGAAGCTGAGAATCAGATTTCAGCAGTTACAGCAACAGAATCAGCACCTTGCACAAACAAACAGCCAGATGTTGGCG GAACTAAATGCAGGCAAAGATAAG CTTAAGGTATTTCAACATGAGCTGGGATGTAAGAATGGCTTGCTTGATGCCATAAATTTGGAGCTGAAG GAGAAAGCAAAGAAAGTTAGATGCCGGATTAAGAGAAATGAG GTTGAAACCATCAAAGGTGATGGGGCTGCACAACTCTCTCAACCAGAGGAGGAGAATAAACCATGTAACCCAAAAAGGAAACGCCAATCAAATGTTCAAT CTTTGGAAACTCGTCCTGTTCAACCACAAACTAAAGAGAATGCTGACAAGAAGAG TATTTCTCATGACAGTGTTTGTTTGAGAAGGCAATCTGCTAGGTTTAAGTCTGGAGAAGAAGAGCCTACTGAAAACAACGTTGATACAAAGAG TTCTCCTGACAGCTTTTGTTTGGGAAGGCACTCTGCTAGGTTCAAGTCTGAAGAACAACTCAATGAAAAGAACGATGACAAAAGGAG CAGGATCTGTAGAAGAAAGCAATCCATTAGGATTAAGTCTGAGGCACAAATAGAAGAACCAACTGAAGATTTGTTTCAGACTGATGATGCTAAATTTCATGTTCCTGCAATATATGGTGATCCAGTTCATGAAAGCTGTCCAACATTATCAGCTCCATCTGTAAAAATCGAATCTGAAACAGGGAACAGTGCTCTCAGATTTGAAACTCAAGAACCACGAAGGACATCCCTTCGGCCACCACGTCGAGCAGCTGAGAAAGTCCAGTCCTACAAGGAAATTCCACTCAATGTGAAAATGCGAAGAAGTGAGTGA
- the LOC7479850 gene encoding SHUGOSHIN 2 isoform X6 has product MEGILVLDSENINVAVEGSVRLGLISEKNCNKIKGEKLGEGSMVGIAPRRTLADISNFPVSRKTLAEVSSVSQRNQDGKSQSVLVGKDYIEKLQREIMALTKIVVDRNKIIELSAIELQKLRIRFQQLQQQNQHLAQTNSQMLAELNAGKDKLKVFQHELGCKNGLLDAINLELKEKAKKVRCRIKRNEVETIKGDGAAQLSQPEEENKPCNPKRKRQSNVQSLETRPVQPQTKENADKKRQSARFKSGEEEPTENNVDTKSSPDSFCLGRHSARFKSEEQLNEKNDDKRSRICRRKQSIRIKSEAQIEEPTEDLFQTDDAKFHVPAIYGDPVHESCPTLSAPSVKIESETGNSALRFETQEPRRTSLRPPRRAAEKVQSYKEIPLNVKMRRSE; this is encoded by the exons ATGGAGGGTATTCTGGTTCTTGATTCAGAAAACATCAACGTCGCAG TTGAAGGAAGTGTGCGTCTCGGTTTGATTTCTGAGAAAAACT GTAACAAAATAAAGGGAGAGAAACTGGGAGAAGGGTCCATGGTTGGAATTGCGCCAAGGAGAACGCTTGCTGACATTAGCAATTTTCCTGTATCAAGGAAAACGCTCGCTGAAGTTAGCAGTGTGTCGCAGCGAAACCAAGATGGGAAATCACAATCTGTTCTAGTCGGTAAAGATTACATTGAGAAGCTCCAACGG GAAATCATGGCATTGACAAAGATTGTCGTGGATAGGAA TAAAATTATCGAGTTGAGTGCTATTGAGTTGCAGAAGCTGAGAATCAGATTTCAGCAGTTACAGCAACAGAATCAGCACCTTGCACAAACAAACAGCCAGATGTTGGCG GAACTAAATGCAGGCAAAGATAAG CTTAAGGTATTTCAACATGAGCTGGGATGTAAGAATGGCTTGCTTGATGCCATAAATTTGGAGCTGAAG GAGAAAGCAAAGAAAGTTAGATGCCGGATTAAGAGAAATGAG GTTGAAACCATCAAAGGTGATGGGGCTGCACAACTCTCTCAACCAGAGGAGGAGAATAAACCATGTAACCCAAAAAGGAAACGCCAATCAAATGTTCAAT CTTTGGAAACTCGTCCTGTTCAACCACAAACTAAAGAGAATGCTGACAAGAAGAG GCAATCTGCTAGGTTTAAGTCTGGAGAAGAAGAGCCTACTGAAAACAACGTTGATACAAAGAG TTCTCCTGACAGCTTTTGTTTGGGAAGGCACTCTGCTAGGTTCAAGTCTGAAGAACAACTCAATGAAAAGAACGATGACAAAAGGAG CAGGATCTGTAGAAGAAAGCAATCCATTAGGATTAAGTCTGAGGCACAAATAGAAGAACCAACTGAAGATTTGTTTCAGACTGATGATGCTAAATTTCATGTTCCTGCAATATATGGTGATCCAGTTCATGAAAGCTGTCCAACATTATCAGCTCCATCTGTAAAAATCGAATCTGAAACAGGGAACAGTGCTCTCAGATTTGAAACTCAAGAACCACGAAGGACATCCCTTCGGCCACCACGTCGAGCAGCTGAGAAAGTCCAGTCCTACAAGGAAATTCCACTCAATGTGAAAATGCGAAGAAGTGAGTGA
- the LOC7479850 gene encoding SHUGOSHIN 2 isoform X4 produces MEGILVLDSENINVAVEGSVRLGLISEKNCNKIKGEKLGEGSMVGIAPRRTLADISNFPVSRKTLAEVSSVSQRNQDGKSQSVLVGKDYIEKLQREIMALTKIVVDRNKIIELSAIELQKLRIRFQQLQQQNQHLAQTNSQMLAELNAGKDKLKVFQHELGCKNGLLDAINLELKEKAKKVRCRIKRNEVETIKGDGAAQLSQPEEENKPCNPKRKRQSNVQSLETRPVQPQTKENADKKSISHDSVCLRRQSARFKSGEEEPTENNVDTKRHSARFKSEEQLNEKNDDKRSRICRRKQSIRIKSEAQIEEPTEDLFQTDDAKFHVPAIYGDPVHESCPTLSAPSVKIESETGNSALRFETQEPRRTSLRPPRRAAEKVQSYKEIPLNVKMRRSE; encoded by the exons ATGGAGGGTATTCTGGTTCTTGATTCAGAAAACATCAACGTCGCAG TTGAAGGAAGTGTGCGTCTCGGTTTGATTTCTGAGAAAAACT GTAACAAAATAAAGGGAGAGAAACTGGGAGAAGGGTCCATGGTTGGAATTGCGCCAAGGAGAACGCTTGCTGACATTAGCAATTTTCCTGTATCAAGGAAAACGCTCGCTGAAGTTAGCAGTGTGTCGCAGCGAAACCAAGATGGGAAATCACAATCTGTTCTAGTCGGTAAAGATTACATTGAGAAGCTCCAACGG GAAATCATGGCATTGACAAAGATTGTCGTGGATAGGAA TAAAATTATCGAGTTGAGTGCTATTGAGTTGCAGAAGCTGAGAATCAGATTTCAGCAGTTACAGCAACAGAATCAGCACCTTGCACAAACAAACAGCCAGATGTTGGCG GAACTAAATGCAGGCAAAGATAAG CTTAAGGTATTTCAACATGAGCTGGGATGTAAGAATGGCTTGCTTGATGCCATAAATTTGGAGCTGAAG GAGAAAGCAAAGAAAGTTAGATGCCGGATTAAGAGAAATGAG GTTGAAACCATCAAAGGTGATGGGGCTGCACAACTCTCTCAACCAGAGGAGGAGAATAAACCATGTAACCCAAAAAGGAAACGCCAATCAAATGTTCAAT CTTTGGAAACTCGTCCTGTTCAACCACAAACTAAAGAGAATGCTGACAAGAAGAG TATTTCTCATGACAGTGTTTGTTTGAGAAGGCAATCTGCTAGGTTTAAGTCTGGAGAAGAAGAGCCTACTGAAAACAACGTTGATACAAAGAG GCACTCTGCTAGGTTCAAGTCTGAAGAACAACTCAATGAAAAGAACGATGACAAAAGGAG CAGGATCTGTAGAAGAAAGCAATCCATTAGGATTAAGTCTGAGGCACAAATAGAAGAACCAACTGAAGATTTGTTTCAGACTGATGATGCTAAATTTCATGTTCCTGCAATATATGGTGATCCAGTTCATGAAAGCTGTCCAACATTATCAGCTCCATCTGTAAAAATCGAATCTGAAACAGGGAACAGTGCTCTCAGATTTGAAACTCAAGAACCACGAAGGACATCCCTTCGGCCACCACGTCGAGCAGCTGAGAAAGTCCAGTCCTACAAGGAAATTCCACTCAATGTGAAAATGCGAAGAAGTGAGTGA
- the LOC7479850 gene encoding SHUGOSHIN 2 isoform X8, translating into MEGILVLDSENINVAGNKIKGEKLGEGSMVGIAPRRTLADISNFPVSRKTLAEVSSVSQRNQDGKSQSVLVGKDYIEKLQREIMALTKIVVDRNKIIELSAIELQKLRIRFQQLQQQNQHLAQTNSQMLAELNAGKDKLKVFQHELGCKNGLLDAINLELKEKAKKVRCRIKRNEVETIKGDGAAQLSQPEEENKPCNPKRKRQSNVQSLETRPVQPQTKENADKKSISHDSVCLRRQSARFKSGEEEPTENNVDTKSSPDSFCLGRHSARFKSEEQLNEKNDDKRSRICRRKQSIRIKSEAQIEEPTEDLFQTDDAKFHVPAIYGDPVHESCPTLSAPSVKIESETGNSALRFETQEPRRTSLRPPRRAAEKVQSYKEIPLNVKMRRSE; encoded by the exons ATGGAGGGTATTCTGGTTCTTGATTCAGAAAACATCAACGTCGCAG GTAACAAAATAAAGGGAGAGAAACTGGGAGAAGGGTCCATGGTTGGAATTGCGCCAAGGAGAACGCTTGCTGACATTAGCAATTTTCCTGTATCAAGGAAAACGCTCGCTGAAGTTAGCAGTGTGTCGCAGCGAAACCAAGATGGGAAATCACAATCTGTTCTAGTCGGTAAAGATTACATTGAGAAGCTCCAACGG GAAATCATGGCATTGACAAAGATTGTCGTGGATAGGAA TAAAATTATCGAGTTGAGTGCTATTGAGTTGCAGAAGCTGAGAATCAGATTTCAGCAGTTACAGCAACAGAATCAGCACCTTGCACAAACAAACAGCCAGATGTTGGCG GAACTAAATGCAGGCAAAGATAAG CTTAAGGTATTTCAACATGAGCTGGGATGTAAGAATGGCTTGCTTGATGCCATAAATTTGGAGCTGAAG GAGAAAGCAAAGAAAGTTAGATGCCGGATTAAGAGAAATGAG GTTGAAACCATCAAAGGTGATGGGGCTGCACAACTCTCTCAACCAGAGGAGGAGAATAAACCATGTAACCCAAAAAGGAAACGCCAATCAAATGTTCAAT CTTTGGAAACTCGTCCTGTTCAACCACAAACTAAAGAGAATGCTGACAAGAAGAG TATTTCTCATGACAGTGTTTGTTTGAGAAGGCAATCTGCTAGGTTTAAGTCTGGAGAAGAAGAGCCTACTGAAAACAACGTTGATACAAAGAG TTCTCCTGACAGCTTTTGTTTGGGAAGGCACTCTGCTAGGTTCAAGTCTGAAGAACAACTCAATGAAAAGAACGATGACAAAAGGAG CAGGATCTGTAGAAGAAAGCAATCCATTAGGATTAAGTCTGAGGCACAAATAGAAGAACCAACTGAAGATTTGTTTCAGACTGATGATGCTAAATTTCATGTTCCTGCAATATATGGTGATCCAGTTCATGAAAGCTGTCCAACATTATCAGCTCCATCTGTAAAAATCGAATCTGAAACAGGGAACAGTGCTCTCAGATTTGAAACTCAAGAACCACGAAGGACATCCCTTCGGCCACCACGTCGAGCAGCTGAGAAAGTCCAGTCCTACAAGGAAATTCCACTCAATGTGAAAATGCGAAGAAGTGAGTGA
- the LOC7479850 gene encoding SHUGOSHIN 2 isoform X2 yields the protein MEGILVLDSENINVAVEGSVRLGLISEKNCNKIKGEKLGEGSMVGIAPRRTLADISNFPVSRKTLAEVSSVSQRNQDGKSQSVLVGKDYIEKLQREIMALTKIVVDRNKIIELSAIELQKLRIRFQQLQQQNQHLAQTNSQMLAELNAGKDKLKVFQHELGCKNGLLDAINLELKEKAKKVRCRIKRNEVETIKGDGAAQLSQPEEENKPCNPKRKRQSNVQSLETRPVQPQTKENADKKSISHDSVCLRRQSARFKSGEEEPTENNVDTKSSPDSFCLGRHSARFKSEEQLNEKNDDKRRICRRKQSIRIKSEAQIEEPTEDLFQTDDAKFHVPAIYGDPVHESCPTLSAPSVKIESETGNSALRFETQEPRRTSLRPPRRAAEKVQSYKEIPLNVKMRRSE from the exons ATGGAGGGTATTCTGGTTCTTGATTCAGAAAACATCAACGTCGCAG TTGAAGGAAGTGTGCGTCTCGGTTTGATTTCTGAGAAAAACT GTAACAAAATAAAGGGAGAGAAACTGGGAGAAGGGTCCATGGTTGGAATTGCGCCAAGGAGAACGCTTGCTGACATTAGCAATTTTCCTGTATCAAGGAAAACGCTCGCTGAAGTTAGCAGTGTGTCGCAGCGAAACCAAGATGGGAAATCACAATCTGTTCTAGTCGGTAAAGATTACATTGAGAAGCTCCAACGG GAAATCATGGCATTGACAAAGATTGTCGTGGATAGGAA TAAAATTATCGAGTTGAGTGCTATTGAGTTGCAGAAGCTGAGAATCAGATTTCAGCAGTTACAGCAACAGAATCAGCACCTTGCACAAACAAACAGCCAGATGTTGGCG GAACTAAATGCAGGCAAAGATAAG CTTAAGGTATTTCAACATGAGCTGGGATGTAAGAATGGCTTGCTTGATGCCATAAATTTGGAGCTGAAG GAGAAAGCAAAGAAAGTTAGATGCCGGATTAAGAGAAATGAG GTTGAAACCATCAAAGGTGATGGGGCTGCACAACTCTCTCAACCAGAGGAGGAGAATAAACCATGTAACCCAAAAAGGAAACGCCAATCAAATGTTCAAT CTTTGGAAACTCGTCCTGTTCAACCACAAACTAAAGAGAATGCTGACAAGAAGAG TATTTCTCATGACAGTGTTTGTTTGAGAAGGCAATCTGCTAGGTTTAAGTCTGGAGAAGAAGAGCCTACTGAAAACAACGTTGATACAAAGAG TTCTCCTGACAGCTTTTGTTTGGGAAGGCACTCTGCTAGGTTCAAGTCTGAAGAACAACTCAATGAAAAGAACGATGACAAAAGGAG GATCTGTAGAAGAAAGCAATCCATTAGGATTAAGTCTGAGGCACAAATAGAAGAACCAACTGAAGATTTGTTTCAGACTGATGATGCTAAATTTCATGTTCCTGCAATATATGGTGATCCAGTTCATGAAAGCTGTCCAACATTATCAGCTCCATCTGTAAAAATCGAATCTGAAACAGGGAACAGTGCTCTCAGATTTGAAACTCAAGAACCACGAAGGACATCCCTTCGGCCACCACGTCGAGCAGCTGAGAAAGTCCAGTCCTACAAGGAAATTCCACTCAATGTGAAAATGCGAAGAAGTGAGTGA